The following coding sequences lie in one Sesamum indicum cultivar Zhongzhi No. 13 linkage group LG9, S_indicum_v1.0, whole genome shotgun sequence genomic window:
- the LOC105171050 gene encoding protein CENTRORADIALIS, translated as MQSEALVIGRVIGDVVDNFSSTVKMSVRYKCNNHVYNGHQLSPSTLASTPKVHVLGGDMRTFFTLIMTDPDVPGPSDPYLREHLHWIITDIPGTTDSSFGREVVSYEMPRPNIGIHRLVFVLFEQKRRMQVQGIAPSVCRDGFSTRNFAEENELGLPVAALFFNCQRHTAPRRR; from the exons ATGCAATCAGAGGCTCTTGTGATTGGGAGAGTGATCGGAGATGTTGTGGATAACTTCTCGAGCACAGTGAAAATGAGCGTTAGGTACAAGTGCAACAACCATGTGTACAATGGCCATCAGCTCTCTCCTTCCACCCTCGCCTCTACACCTAAGGTTCATGTTCTTGGTGGTGATATGAGAACTTTTTTTACCCTC atCATGACAGACCCTGATGTTCCTGGCCCTAGTGATCCGTACCTCAGGGAGCACTTGCACTG GATAATCACAGATATTCCAGGCACGACAGACTCCTCGTTTG GAAGAGAAGTAGTGAGCTACGAAATGCCAAGGCCAAACATAGGGATTCATCGCCTGGTATTCGTGCTGTTCGAACAGAAGAGGAGGATGCAGGTGCAGGGGATTGCTCCCTCAGTTTGTAGGGACGGATTTAGTACAAGGAATTTTGCGGAGGAGAACGAGTTAGGACTCCCCGTCGCTGCTCTCTTCTTCAATTGCCAGCGTCACACCGCTCCCAGAAGGCGCTAG